The sequence TAGAACACCGACTGTCGAAGGTAAGCTTGCTCTTTCTTGATATAATGTTCGTACAAAATTATCCATAAATCTATCCTCCAAAAATAGAATCTTATCCTCATTTCGACAAAGTTAGCTAAAATCCTTCAATTACTTCTATTATTTTTTATAGATCTTGACAAAATTGTGAAAAACTTCACTTCAAGGACATTTTCACTTCATGAAACAACTTCACTTTGTCAATTATACCAAACCACATTTATCATATTTTTGATTTACTTTAACTTTATTTTCAAACAAGTCGATAAATTATGTTATAGTTGTAAAAAAGGGGGATTGGACGTGAAGTATTCAAGTAAAATCAATAAAATTCGTACCTTTGCACTTAGTTTAATTTTTCTTGGCTTTATTATTATGTATGTTGGCTTACTTTTTAAAAATTGGCCAATTGTTATGGTACTTTTTATGGTTTTTGGGTTACTTTCAATCATTGCAAGCTGTGTTGTTTATTTTTTAATCGGTATGCTATCGACAAAGGCTGTACAAGTTGTTTGCCCTAGTTGTCAGAAAGTAACGAAGATGTTAGGAAGAGTGGATATATGTATGTATTGTCGTGAACCTTTAACCTTAGATCGCTCTTTAGAAGGGCAAGTTTTTGATGAGAACTTCAATAGCAAAAAAAAGAATGCTTCCGAGCTTTAATCGGGAGCATTGTTTATTAAAAGCCTATCATTTATCGATTAATGCGATTCCTTTTTTGCACATTCTGGACAAATACCATAAACTTCTAATCGGTGGTGACTAACATTAAACCCGGTTACATGAGTTGCGAATTGTTCAACTTCATCGAGACCTGGATATTGAAAGTCGACAATTTTCCCACAACTTTCACATATTGCGTGGTAATGATCGTGAGTGCTAAAATCAAAACGGCTAGAAGAATCACCATAGGTTAGTTCTTTTACTAGACCCACCTCGCGAAAAACACGCAAATTATTATACACTGTTGCGACACTCATATTTGGAAATTTGCCTTCTAATGCTTTAAATATTTCATCAGCTGTTGGATGAGTCATTGAATTTATCAAATATTCAAGTATCGCATGACGTTGTGGTGTAATTCGTACGCCAGACACCTTTAATGTATCTAAAGCTTCCTTCAATTGACTTTGTGACACCGCCATGCACCTCTTTTCTATTAAAAAGATTATTAAATAATAATTCCTATAATTATTGTACCCACTCACCCAGCATTTTGTCAATCAATCCGGCTAGTAATAAAGCTTGATTACACATAAATTCAATAAATTGTTAAAAAGTATACAAACTAATCTTTTTATTCTTGATGTAAATGTTGTTCTTCTATTTGAAAAACTGAATTAACATATCGAGCGGCAACAAATAGAAAATCAGAAAGTCTATTTAAGTATTGTACAACTGCTGGATTAAGGTTTTCAATACTAACTACACACCTTTCTCCTCTTCTAACAATTGTTCTTGCAGTATGAAGAGCCGCCCCCGCAGGATGCCCCCCTGGTAAAATAAAGTTCGACAACGGTTGTAATTTCGCATCAAGTTCATCAATATAACCTTCCAGTGTCTTTACATGCCTCTCCTCTAGCTTCCATGCAACTTCTTTTCCTTCTGGGGTTGATAGTTCTGCTCCAACATGAAAAAGGATTGTTTGTATCTCATGAAAGATCTTTACTATTTTCTCCTTTTCTTGAAAGGATTTATCCTGTAAAAAACTTACAGCAAAACCAATAAATGAGTTTGCTTCATCACATGTTCCATAAGCTTCTACTCGTATATCATTTTTTGGTACACGTACACCATAGACTAAAGATGTAGTTCCTTTATCTCCTGATCTCGTATATATTCGCACAATCAATACCCCCTATTTAAATCGACTAAGTTAACCCAGTTTTCACCTTGTTCAATATAATTTCGTAAGTTTTTCACAAAAATCTCATATGCTCGCGGTAAATACATATCCGTAATTGCCGATAGATGTGGTGTGATCGTTACCTTTTCTGACGGCCAAAATGGGTGGTCTACAGGTAATGGCTCCGTTTCAAATACATCAAGAAATGCATGAGCAAGCTGCCCTTCATTTAACGCATTCATTAAATCTATCTCATTTACCGCATTTCCCCGACCAACATTGATAAAAACTGCCGTCCTTTTCATATGCAAAAACTGTTCTTTTGTAAAAACTTTATTCGTATGTACTGTATTTGGTAAAACCGAAACGATGTAGTCTGCATTTGGTAATATATCATTCAATTGATCAATTGAATACGTTTCATCAAAATCAGGATTTGAGTTTCCACTCCGATTTATACCGATTGTATACATACCAAAAGCT comes from Bacillus andreraoultii and encodes:
- a CDS encoding YgzB family protein produces the protein MDVKYSSKINKIRTFALSLIFLGFIIMYVGLLFKNWPIVMVLFMVFGLLSIIASCVVYFLIGMLSTKAVQVVCPSCQKVTKMLGRVDICMYCREPLTLDRSLEGQVFDENFNSKKKNASEL
- the perR gene encoding peroxide-responsive transcriptional repressor PerR, with protein sequence MAVSQSQLKEALDTLKVSGVRITPQRHAILEYLINSMTHPTADEIFKALEGKFPNMSVATVYNNLRVFREVGLVKELTYGDSSSRFDFSTHDHYHAICESCGKIVDFQYPGLDEVEQFATHVTGFNVSHHRLEVYGICPECAKKESH
- a CDS encoding cob(I)yrinic acid a,c-diamide adenosyltransferase is translated as MRIYTRSGDKGTTSLVYGVRVPKNDIRVEAYGTCDEANSFIGFAVSFLQDKSFQEKEKIVKIFHEIQTILFHVGAELSTPEGKEVAWKLEERHVKTLEGYIDELDAKLQPLSNFILPGGHPAGAALHTARTIVRRGERCVVSIENLNPAVVQYLNRLSDFLFVAARYVNSVFQIEEQHLHQE
- a CDS encoding D-2-hydroxyacid dehydrogenase gives rise to the protein MHVVGTILRNDELERNVKKQFPDVEFTYVRKVNELASLESVDVLLTYGDDVTPDVISRMPNLKWIMVMSAGIEKLPIRVLKERKIIVTNARGIHKIPMAEFVFAFILQHAKQLHVFLAQQRENVWNRKVQQQEIYGRTLLVVGAGAIGSQISTYGKAFGMYTIGINRSGNSNPDFDETYSIDQLNDILPNADYIVSVLPNTVHTNKVFTKEQFLHMKRTAVFINVGRGNAVNEIDLMNALNEGQLAHAFLDVFETEPLPVDHPFWPSEKVTITPHLSAITDMYLPRAYEIFVKNLRNYIEQGENWVNLVDLNRGY